Proteins from one Camelina sativa cultivar DH55 chromosome 8, Cs, whole genome shotgun sequence genomic window:
- the LOC104709518 gene encoding uncharacterized protein LOC104709518, translating to MEAWFAVEDGWSHPTEKNEIGELLPKHRKKWTAEEIAESKHNSQALSVIFKSLPREIFNQVQGCVAAKEAWDILVVTFKGTCRIKRTRLDNLASDFENLQMTKTESVADYRSRLSGIAQEAVVLGKRYKDKKLVKKFLRSLPDKFQPHRSAIDVSLNSDELKYNQVIRMMQAFEIQLKKKEKMNVKSFSLKAIEEQKLAESQEVADEEKVGLLVQKYFCKIKKGQRKGTTSLMNASSDKEFRKSDKQERQCAECEGYGHYKSECPNNKRKSSLQCYGCKGYGHTKTDCPSHGNKQKSYITWSENDSDAEDSQGEILNNFVALLVVIEEDEKDEALVVKENIDKKVDSDSDGEEADLSMENQTELLIKTVLQKTQDNNELTSERDTLQMNFAMLSKELSEEKAKSLHFEKQLEEQLKNIRMLSKGTKDLDILLSTGRSSTVKWGLGYQGTNSDKSTQFISGQNSEPKTERKGSGYIDLST from the coding sequence ATGGAAGCTTGGTTTGCAGTGGAGGACGGCTGGTCACATCCTACTGAGAAGAATGAGATTGGTGAACTGTTGCCTAAGCACAGGAAGAAGTGGACAGCAGAAGAAATAGCGGAATCCAAGCATAACTCGCAGGCGTTGTCAGTCATCTTCAAGTCTCTACCAAGGGAAATCTTCAATCAAGTTCAAGGATGTGTTGCAGCCAAGGAGGCATGGGACATTCTGGTCGTCACATTTAAAGGCACATGCAGGATTAAGCGCACAAGGCTGGACAATCTTGCATCAGACTTCGAAAACTTGCAAATGACTAAAACTGAGTCAGTGGCAGATTATAGGAGCCGGTTGAGTGGTATTGCACAGGAAGCTGTCGTTTTGGGAAAACGATACAAGGACAAGAAGCTGGTGAAGAAATTCCTCAGAAGTTTGCCTGACAAGTTTCAACCTCACAGGTCTGCTATAGATGTGTCCTTAAATTCTGATGAGCTCAAGTACAATCAAGTCATTAGGATGATGCAGGCGTTTGAAATTcaactaaagaagaaagagaaaatgaatgtGAAGTCATTTTCACTCAAAGCTATAGAAGAACAGAAACTTGCTGAATCTCAGGAGGTTGCGGATGAAGAAAAAGTGGGTTTGTTAGTTCAGAAGTACTTTTGTAAGATAAAGAAAGGTCAGCGGAAAGGAACAACATCACTCATGAATGCTAGTTCAGATAAGGAGTTCAGGAAAAGTGACAAGCAGGAGCGTCAATGTGCTGAATGTGAAGGATATGGGCATTACAAGTCTGAGTGTCCTAACAACAAACGTAAGAGCTCTCTGCAATGCTATGGGTGTAAGGGTTACGGTCATACCAAGACTGATTGTCCTTCGCATGGGAACAAGCAGAAATCCTACATTACCTGGAGTGAAAATGATTCAGATGCAGAAGATAGCCAAGGTGAGATTCTGAACAATTTTGTTGCTCTGCTAGTAGTTATTGAGGAAGATGAAAAAGACGAGGCTTTGGTGgtaaaagaaaacatagacaAGAAGGTTGATTCTGACTCAGATGGAGAGGAGGCTGACTTGTCAATGGAAAATCAGACTGAGCTTCTTATCAAGACAGTGTTGCAAAAGACTCAAGACAACAACGAGCTGACTTCCGAGAGAGATACTCTTCAGATGAATTTTGCAATGCTTTCTAAAGAGCTAAGTGAAGAGAAGGCTAAGTCTTTGCACTTTGAGAAGCAATTGGAGGAACAGCTGAAGAACATCAGGATGCTAAGTAAGGGAACTAAAGATCTGGATATATTACTCAGTACTGGACGATCAAGCACTGTAAAGTGGGGTCTGGGTTATCAAGGAACCAACTCTGACAAGTCTACTCAATTCATCAGTGGGCAGAACTCTGAGCCGAAAACTGAAAGAAAAGGTTCTGGCTACATCGACCTGTCAACATGA
- the LOC109125934 gene encoding uncharacterized protein LOC109125934 codes for MGTNDKLSKDEGGEDVDERLYRGMIGSLLYLTASHPDICLSVGIYARYQAKPKMSHLLALKKIIKYIKGTVNFGIFYTKDTNTNLSGYCNGDWAGSIDDRRSTSGGCFFMGNNLISWHSKKQNIVSLSTAEAELGSCCTQLL; via the coding sequence ATGGGCACCAATGACAAACTCTCAAAGGATGAAGGAGGGGAGGATGTAGATGAGCGACTATACAGAGGAATGATTGGGAGCCTGTTGTATCTGACAGCTAGCCATCCAGACATATGTCTGTCAGTGGGGATCTATGCACGCTATCAAGCCAAGCCTAAGATGTCACATTTACTAGCAttaaagaagatcatcaagtacatcaaaggaaCGGTGAACTTTGGTATTTTCTACACCAAGGACACCAACACCAATCTGAGTGGGTATTGCAATGGTGATTGGGCAGGATCTATAGATGATCGTCGTAGTACAAGTGGAGGATGCTTCTTCATGGGAAACAACCTGATATCATGGCACAGCAAGAAGCAAAATATTGTCTCACTATCAACCGCTGAGGCTGAATTAGGAAGTTGTTGCACACAGCTCCTATAG